The following are encoded together in the Strongyloides ratti genome assembly S_ratti_ED321, chromosome : 2 genome:
- a CDS encoding Polyprenol reductase — protein sequence MIPENFVQFYLLLVSVTLLPLSFGILFDLENGIFKFLKPLIFYGKTLEEKNILSYFSVPKSSFCIFYIVGEILSLTLLILLYFTPNILVPIIKWLYFFGYSKEIQSYETTLLIFICLSIHIGRRFHKVCLNGIHKFVCCPHFFYEILIYITLYGIGKSQNLLYFLLFVLINQMIAAKTNQIWYRKKFSDNSEIVNRKALIPFIY from the exons ATGATACCGGAAAACTTTgttcaattttatttgttattagtTTCCGTTACATTACTACCGTTAAGTTTTggaattttatttgatttagaaaatggaatttttaaatttttaaagccgttaatattttatggtAAAACAttggaagaaaaaaatattttatcatatttttctGTTCCCAAAAg ttcattttgtattttttatatagtgGGAGAAATATTGTCACTTACTTTATTAATTCTTCTTTATTTTACACCCAATATACTTGTTCCAATTATCAAATGGTTATATTTCTTTGGATATTCTAAAGAAATTCAAAGTTATGAAACAAcattacttatttttatttgccTTTCTATTCATATTGGTCGTCGATT tcaTAAAGTTTGTTTGAATGGTATTCACAAATTTGTTTGTTGtccacattttttttatgaaattttaatttacattaCTTTATATGGAATTGGAAAATCGCAAAATCTTTtg tactttttattgtttgttttaataaatcaaatgATTGCTGCTAAAACAAATCAAATTTGGTATCGGAAAAAATTTAGTGATAACAGTGAAATTGTTAATAGAAAAGCTTTGATcccttttatttattaa
- a CDS encoding 40S ribosomal protein S29 — protein MGYTNLYFSRPRNYGPGSRSCRVCFGHHGLIRKYGLDMCRRCFREYAPDIGFKKLD, from the exons ATGGGATATACAAATTTGTACTTCTCTCGCCCACGCAATTACGGACCAGGATCACGTTCCTGCAGAGTTTGCTTCGGACATCATGGTCTTATTCGTAAATATGGACTTGATATGTGCCGTAGATGTTTCCGTGAGTACGCTCCCGATATTGGATTCAAAAAA cttGATTAA